The segment CCATGCAAAGCATATAAATATCAGTGTCCTTGTGAAGTTGAGCACAAGCATTCAACTTATAAATTTTTGTTGGTCTCAATTTTTTTGGACACAACATTTAATTGCGATGTCTACTTTGAAGGGAGATAAcatttcttctatttcttctgtGGAAACACCTCAAAAATATTTAAATCTGTGGAACGATGAGTTTGTCCAATCTATGGAAACACCATATGGGGTAAATAACTTCTTTTCTATTCTCAACAAAGTTTTCCTTTGTAGATTCTTCTGCTATTTTTTCTTCCTTGTTGATTGTGCATTTTTCAGGGATCTGAATACCGAGAACGTGTGGAAACACTAGTTAAGGAAGTgaaaatgtttttaaaagaaatgcAAACTGGATTAGATGGTGATTTGATCGAGCGACTTGAGATGGTTGATGCATTGCAATGCCTCGGAATAGATCCATATTTTCAGGCTGAAATAAAAGAAGCTCTTGATTATGTTTACGGGTTTGTTGAATTTTTCTTTTACCATTTGGGTTGCTAACAAAATATATAAATTGTGATGGAAATCCTAACATATTACTCGATTGTCAGTGTTAAAGTTTCTATATAGGTGATAAATATCTTTTGAGGTTACATAGCTCGCTTGTGATAGAAATAGTTTTGCAGTGGATCTTACATGATTGAATACATTAACAAAAAGGTTTAGTTAATAATGGATGCAGATGTTGGGATGGAAGTGTGGGCATGGGATTAGAATCCAGAAGTGTTACGAAGAATTTGAATGCTACAGCTTTAGGACTCAGACTTCTCAGGCTCCATCGTTATGGTGTATCTGTAGGTACCCAAATAGcgtaatataatttaaatatatttttcaatcCTTATTCTATATATGAAAGTTGCAACTATCAgagaatgtatatatatattttttgatatatttatactGATTCCAATAACTCACTGTACTTTTAAAATGtcttttctttcattatcaaccttaaTAATTTCTTTATTGTTTTCTAGTACTTACATAGAGATGATTAATGATTTGTTTATGTGTTATACTATGGGAAGATGTGTTGCATAACTTCAAAGATAAAAGTGGGTAGTTCTTTTTCTCGGAAGGAAACAATGATAATAATCAGAATATTATTGTAGAGGAATATGGGATGCAAAGTATTCTCAATCTCTTTAGAGCTTCAAGTGTGGAATTTCCAGGAGAAAAAGTTATGGAAGAAGCGAAAATGTTTAGTTCAACATATCTTAAGCaaatattacaaaaaaatgaaaatacatATAAGAAAAGTTTTCTGAAAGaggtaattttttttaaattgaattattatattAAGAACATTCTTAAAATAGAAGTTAATGGATAATTATTAAATTTTATCATTTTAATTCCATAGGTGGAATATGCACTCTTGTATGAATGGACTCATACCTTTTCTAGATGGGAGGCACAAAATTTCATTGAAATATATGAAGAGGACAATTTCAAGTAAAAGTTACAAATATTATTATCAATTATTTTTCAACTTTTCAATTAATAATAGATTTTAAACTTCTTTGAGCTAATTAAGAGATTTTTTTCAGGTTAAAGGATAACAAGATTCTGGAATTGgcaaaattagatttcaatatattACAGTTTGTGTACAAGATGGAGATGAAAAAAGTCTCTAGGTAATTATCACtgtcaaacaaattaaataattttttttttgaaaatgatagatttaaataatATGAAAGCAACAAAAACAATTAataatgaaaatattataaatttatgcAATAGTTTAATGTTTGATCTAATCATAAATTAAACAGTTGATTACTTTGTTGATATATTTGAATGAATTCAACCAAGGTTTATCATGCATTGAGAACTACCAATTTAAAACATTTATATTCTTGATAAGAGCATGGATAtagttaaaagaaaaatttaattatTCTGAAcctatcaattttaaaattaattattaaaaagaatgtaataatttaatttatttttatgacAGTTGGTGGGCAGAATGCGAGATCATTAAATTGATTTCAATTAGACAACGTCCCATGGAATATTATTTGTTAGGAGTTAGTGCTGCAGATGAAGAGGAATTTTGTAGTAGTAGAATGGCTTTTACCAAATCAACAACACTTCTTTCTTTAGTGGACGATCTTCTTGATGATTACTTAACATTTGAGCAAGCTGAACTTGTTGTTAGGTCTATTACTCAAGGTTGGGATATTTCTATTGTACAAGATATTCCAGTTGATTTCAAGAGAATTCTAGAATTTATTTTTCAAACAGTACATGAATTGGCAAATGAGGCAACTGGAAAGCAAGGACGTGACATGATGCCATTTATTACAAAAGTAGTAAGTATACTTTTCTAAAATATGAATTTATTATTTGcttcttttttttaattcaaatattacATGATatagtaataataaaaaaataccttAGATTCAACATTAATAAGAAAAAACAAACTCTTATGCTATTTTAGTTTAGAATTGTTTTGTtttataaatatgttttaattttaattttaaaactgTTTCATTTCATCTTAAAATTTAGTTTTAGTAATGTATTTTTTCTAGTTTTGTATGtagcttttaattatatttttaaaaaaatctacattaattattttatttaaaatataaaattagaagTTATTTTTTTACTTAAAAAATATAGTACATATTATATACTTATATCTAACTTTTAAATGTTTCATTTATAGACATTAAGATATTTTACGATTTTGAagtctttatatttaaaaataaatatttgttttaaattatttttatttcaaagtTAGGCCATGAATTACGTCATCCTACCACCAATCTAGATCACATCTCTTGACTTAATTTGAAAGTGTTTTTTTTATGGAGCTCCAGACCTACGAGCATGACAGCCCAACAAGGGCATGAAGCCCCCCGAGCTGCTAGCCTAgtgagggccttcacaaagtattttttgccACCCGATATGGGGGCACGAACCAATAGGTTGAACCTCTTcgactaagagccaaggactgagagGTATCCATTCTGCCATATTCGCCCGGAGCATGATcccaacctcatcccttatgatgttagagtcttgcactcagcaagacttgatccttgatgggctcatttggagccattcaacttcattATAGCTACTTAGAAAAATATAAATAGTATCATGAATGAATAATCTTCTAGATTCTCCAATTGAAGTGTCTTTTTTAGAAAGGCCTATACAAAATATTTACTATTTAAATAATTACAATCACAATTAGGATTTTGTAACACCATACAACACCTACCCTTAAAAAGATGAGGTATTTGagataatttattaaaataatactCATGTTTGCATGAATATTAACTATTGTATATATTAGTATTGGATTCTAGAAACTAATATTAATAGTAGTATAGATAtcgtattttatttatttaagagttaTTTTACTTTAATATaagattatttttatttactttattgtgaacataaattatttaatttatttaaaaattaatttaattatttgatagtatttattttatttgaatctCATTTCTTTATAATACttaaaaatttcaatttcttttagaaaagtaagtGAAATGAAAGTACACTAAGCATGTAAAAGATATAAGGGatattatttttgtattatttttttggaCAAATTTATTGTGACTACTTTTTAAGatcaaattaaatttataaattatgaaaaaaaattaggAGATTGAATTAGTAATTCAGGTTTATTATGATTTAGTGGGCAGATTATGCTGAAGCTAGTTTACAACAAGCACAGTGGAACATAAGTAAACATGTTCCAACCTATAATGAGTACATGAACATTGCATCAACAACAGCAGCAATTGGACCATTATTGTTGCACCCTCTTCTCTTGGCAACTCAACATTTAGAAGACAACACTATTCAAAAGACATTTAATAATCAATGCAGATTCTATGAGCTCATATGGATGTCTTCACGTTTAATTGATGATTTTCATGATTACCAGGTTTTACTCTTTCTCTTTTAAATTGGTGATTAGATCCAAAACCACATGATATTATACTTATAATATTAGCATATTAACATATTTGTTATGGTAATGAAGGATGATAAACTCCATGGACAGATAGCCTCAACAATTTCCTGTTATATGATAGATCATCTTGAATGTTCAGAAGAAGAGGCAATAAACCACATCAACTATATGATTGACCAATTACTTAAAGAATTAACATGGGAATTTCTAAATCAAGATAGTGCTTTGCTTGATTGGGAAAAGATAAGCTTCAACTTCAATAGAGGATTGCAATGTTTCTATGCATTTGGAGATGGCTTTTCATATCATGACAAAGGAATCAAGAACCGGATAAAGAAAGTTCTTGTTGATCCAATAAAATTCTAAAAAGGTAGAGCTTCTATCATCCAAAAAATAAAATCCTATTATATAATAGTTATTTGATATATATTcttattaaaattatataatatatttatggaGGATGTCCCTCTTTTCCATTGTAGCAATATTTTCATTCTTACTAGATAGGTCTATATATTGATTTGTTATCGTTACTACACCATCTATATATTGATTTTTAAATTGAGTaagaatatataaatattattagaAGAAATATCTCACTAACAAGTTTTCTTATTTTTCAGGTTAGAGTGTTACATAAGTAGTCCCAAAGCCTTATTCAAAATACGATGTAATCTATTTGGCTCTTGCTTTACTATTTCTATGACTAGTTTTGTTCCAATTTTAGTTTTTGATGGTTTGTGTTTCAAATTTGTAATGGGTTGGGGGCCTTCCTGTAGTACCCCTTCCCCGATCATACTATTCACGTGTGTATTTTGACTAAGTTTGACTTTTTAGTACCTTTGTAGACTGGTCATGATGTTTATGTGCAACTAGTATGCTATCATGATGACATATGCTTTAATGTGTGTGTGTTTTAGTTAATGATGAATATGCATTAATTTATTGATGATGATTAACTATTGATTTTAATTATGCATTAATGATTATGGACTACCCCTTTTAAATGATTAGTTGATATTCAAATCTTTAAATTCAATTAACTAGTGAGTTGATCAATTCAAATTGTGAAATGTAATTGTATTATGCATtttgaatttataaaaataaactttttaagaaaattaaaatatgggTTTCAGAGGAAGAGAATGTGGATAATTATGAAAAGTTTGGTAAGGTTTTTAACATGTTTTCTTCTAAGGTGGCTTGTAATTTCTGCAAGCTCTTGGGGAGTCATTGGTTGGAAATTTGTCCTAATATTTCTTACTCTgattttttatctcattttgttaCAATATGtcatgatgttttacttgatgttgAATTGATCTGACTTCTGGTTTCCACATTCATATTTCCATCATTGTGTAATCGCGATATGGTTTCTTCTACCTTGGATAATTACCATTTTGATGTGTGGTCTTTTTATTATGGTGGCTTTCTTCCTCACCATGAGCTCTTGGGTAATGGCTGGTATGGTCAATTATTGTTTGAATTAAGAATGGggcttgtagtcacacaaatctgtccattttaataaaatgaatatttcgtatttattttgattaaaaatccactagccaacaattaattaaattaagatttaattaattcatctccaaacatccttctattaattaaataaattattcaatttattttaattaattcattaaatccaattccaatcaattaaataaataaaatctatttatttaattaaaatcccctattcctcttttaaataaattaaataaaacatttatttaaatcattatccccaccccacttgcattttcctacaaatgcaacttgcacacacttattgaaataaatgaatttttattttaataaaatcctattttccctcacccaccaaatccacttgcaaaaatctaattcccttctagattcttctaaaccccttcctaattagcctaatccatctcctaattattgtcacattcctaagcaaaatggagtcacttctcaaagtctaaaagtctttgataaccattaaaggctttcaaaccttcaaccacttaattcctcaaagtctttgatagccattaaaggcttccaactttcaaccacttaatcccccaaaggcaatggtcaagctgaagcatccaataaaaacatattgaggatcctaaagaagatagtcaatgatgccagtcgtgattggcatgttcaattgaatccagcattatgggcatatcgaactagcattcggacccctacaggtgcaactccttattcattggtctatggtgccgaagctatcttacctattgaggtcgagataccatcactacgggtttcattgcacaatctcatcgatgatgaagcatacagagtatcccgtctttaggacttggagttacttgatgagaagcgacaagctgcatacaatcatctcaaagcctatcagcagcacatgagcagaagctacaatcactgagttagatctcgtacatttgaggtaggtgatcttgttctttgagagaatcctcgcaaccaaccaaactgagaacatcagggcaagtttgaatcaaattggttgggcccatatgttgtcactgctgtattcgggtccggggcatatcagttggctacattagatggagaaccgcttgcagatccaatcaatagcatgcacctcaaacggttttatacctaaggtgtacagagcatcaggctcctctgcatatcagaaaaataccaaaaacattcagaaaatgtcctgaagaaaatacaaaaacattcaaaaattcaagaaaaatcatacatccaaacggtgaacaaccactccagtggcaccttgggtaagtgcgatggtgaaaacctggcaaacaagcgccactcgtaaaggcaatgactccattatctttcaggatcgttgcaatcacattcatacatacacacatccgtccatctaaccatggcttgttatttgatctgtaatccaagaaagtactccatgcgtctagcatcccaccctttcatagtcaggtctacaaactgggggcaatacccttatcctagtgatggaagtggattctacattgtcttatgtgtcattacgctcttcattcaggcaatcatccaaaaatatcaaaaacattcaaaaaaaatgaCTCTcacacaatccaaaaacattcaaaaatgactctcacaaaatccaaaaacattcaaaaatgactctcaaaataccaaaaacattcaaaattgtttcataaaatccaaaaaacatcggaaaacccatcaaaaatcacacaaaaaaacatggcaacacattataCATACTCGTTCGCatagatgcaaaacaaacattgacaaaatactcacacaatgaccatttatcaatcaaaccacacaatcaacatcaacactcaaaactgtcttcaataaggatgcatccttccttaccaaaacaaagacaagatgacattttctttgacaagaaaattctgttcagctatcaaatacttggttgattcatgagtaattcatttgtttatctgtatcgggatctttcaacattgttttgtatcgtttgcgcattatttccgatgaagttctggggcatgtactaatggtgtctacatgggaagttcactaagttacgtgatcttatgccaaatgcagtcataaatcactacggcttgctgactacagcgtatacctcgaccatatgagcatgaaccattaccaaggatccttattctttattctttatgtatatatactatttggttgcaggtacaatgctcattctttggttcctcttcctccaaattggataaaggttttattttcttagtatggtatgtacttgtctcaggatacgatcagcctaagatcaaggaggatgatccaagtcatgcccaaacagagataatccttgtctgttccgcaagcaatactctggtcgacttgacccttatatcaagtcgtttgtattaacttgctatattaaaatccatgaaaggaatactcaggtcatcttgaatccttatgtcaagatgcttgtattctcttccaacattttaaagctcaatgatgaaaatagagcactatggatcgtcatttcatctcatctgtttatacattgcattccattgcatatcacccatccattcattcattcatatgtaggatttacatgcaaaaatgattaataaacgctggtcttggatacaatcacgaccgagtactctgatacctcatcaatgcatcatgcaaagtcttaaaaaccttgcattcttcatggtcatatcatcattacatttaggtgcatcttgcattacgtccattcatgtcattttaaaaaaaacttaaaaaattgcatatagttcattgttggcattagttttcattaaaatcatttgcatcattgcaatcaatcataaataaattgattcattcatgggatcaacttgtctttggttgttttaaatcatttactaagcatttcatccagtgtaaattatccattatcatgttattaatcttttcatcatttatcatttacatacatttctttatagttaaaaagatgcattcattcattactaagtatcttcttatgctcattgtaagattcattcacattgcattcattatcattacattaaggtgcagttattatacccattagttatcgtatcatcccattatcatttgtacttacaaacatatttaaaacgcatttagaatcataaaacaaaTTTGTTTAcacaacattggttcataccatctaatatatccattttacgtatacattcattctacacatcatcatataaacatttgtcctttacattttgtttatccgtaTGCAATCATTTAaaacacatcatcatataaacatttgtcctttacattttgtttatccatatgcaatcatttaaaacacattatcatataaacatttgcactttacattttgtttatccatgttacattcatttaaaaacatctagatgcatactcatacataacatcattcatttgaCCATTGCATTAACTTATCATTAcatcgcaataggaaacaccatacatcctgttcatacatcaaagcataagcatatatcatcatggcattacatacataaagcattacatcacaaatcaaatacatcataaacatctaaaacctgcattcatatgtcagtatccaacatcataaatcataatcaaaacatgcataaaagaaacatctcatcaaatgcatacatgtacacatatacatctaagcaataaatcatcatcatgcataaacatccatacataatcacatgcataatcatcacaatatgggatcccctcatatatatcatctcatagatcagagtacaatgaagtctacaaaatcggctaccaagagccatccaagatacagtccataaaAAGACAAAGATacaatatatatatgcaaa is part of the Cryptomeria japonica chromosome 10, Sugi_1.0, whole genome shotgun sequence genome and harbors:
- the LOC131036367 gene encoding gamma-humulene synthase-like isoform X1, with the protein product MSTLKGDNISSISSVETPQKYLNLWNDEFVQSMETPYGGSEYRERVETLVKEVKMFLKEMQTGLDGDLIERLEMVDALQCLGIDPYFQAEIKEALDYVYGCWDGSVGMGLESRSVTKNLNATALGLRLLRLHRYGVSVEYALLYEWTHTFSRWEAQNFIEIYEEDNFKLKDNKILELAKLDFNILQFVYKMEMKKVSSWWAECEIIKLISIRQRPMEYYLLGVSAADEEEFCSSRMAFTKSTTLLSLVDDLLDDYLTFEQAELVVRSITQGWDISIVQDIPVDFKRILEFIFQTVHELANEATGKQGRDMMPFITKVWADYAEASLQQAQWNISKHVPTYNEYMNIASTTAAIGPLLLHPLLLATQHLEDNTIQKTFNNQCRFYELIWMSSRLIDDFHDYQDDKLHGQIASTISCYMIDHLECSEEEAINHINYMIDQLLKELTWEFLNQDSALLDWEKISFNFNRGLQCFYAFGDGFSYHDKGIKNRIKKVLVDPIKF
- the LOC131036367 gene encoding alpha-humulene synthase-like isoform X2; translation: MQSILNLFRASSVEFPGEKVMEEAKMFSSTYLKQILQKNENTYKKSFLKEVEYALLYEWTHTFSRWEAQNFIEIYEEDNFKLKDNKILELAKLDFNILQFVYKMEMKKVSSWWAECEIIKLISIRQRPMEYYLLGVSAADEEEFCSSRMAFTKSTTLLSLVDDLLDDYLTFEQAELVVRSITQGWDISIVQDIPVDFKRILEFIFQTVHELANEATGKQGRDMMPFITKVWADYAEASLQQAQWNISKHVPTYNEYMNIASTTAAIGPLLLHPLLLATQHLEDNTIQKTFNNQCRFYELIWMSSRLIDDFHDYQDDKLHGQIASTISCYMIDHLECSEEEAINHINYMIDQLLKELTWEFLNQDSALLDWEKISFNFNRGLQCFYAFGDGFSYHDKGIKNRIKKVLVDPIKF